GGAAAACGAAATGGGATGGATCACTTATATTCCAAAATTTGAATACACTACAGATAATGCGGCGATGATAGGAATTGTAGGTTATTACAAGTACCTGAATAAAGATTTTTCAACTGAAAATATCATTGCAGCTTCAAGACTAGACATCAATAAATAGACCGCCATAAAAAAAGCCGAAGGCATTTTCCTTCGGCTTTTATAAAATTCTATTATGCTCAGAATCACATCAGTGATGCAGCAATTCTTTTGTAAAATCCTTTTTTCAGTTTTTCTCTTATCGAAGAGAATGCTTCAATTGTTTCCGCGACATCATCCAGATTGTGTGCTGCTGTTGGAATCAATCTCAACAATATCATTCCCTTTGGAATCACCGGATATACTACGATAGAACAGAATATTCGATAATTCTCTCTCAGGTCATTAACCATTGCCATTGCTTCAGGAATGTCTCCTTCCAAAAACACAGGTGTTACACATGTATTTGTTTTTCCAATATTAAATCCTTTCTCAACCAGGCCTTGCTGCAAGGCATCAACATTTTCCCAAAGTTTGGTTCTTAACTCAGGCATTGTCCTGATCATATCCAATCTCTTTAATGCTCCTTTTACCATTGCCATAGGCAAAGACTTGGCGAACATCTGAGAACGCATATTGTATTGCAAATATTTAATAACATCTTTGTTTCCAGCGAAAAAGGCTCCGATTCCCGCCATCGATTTTGCAAAAGTTGCAAAATAAACATCTATTGCATCCTGAACCCCTTGCTCCTCACCTGCTCCGGCACCTGTCTTACCAAGTGTTCCAAACCCATGAGCGTCATCAACAAGCAGTCTAAAATTGTATTTTTCCTTGAGGGCCGCAATTTCCTTTAACTTACCTTGCTCCCCTCGCATACCAAAAACTCCTTCGCTTATTACAAGAATGCCTCCATTAGATTCTTCAGCTTTCTTTGAAGCTCTTATCAGATTCTTCTCAAAACTCTCCATATCGTTATGGCGGAAAGTAAATCTTTTACCCTGATGTAGTCTGGCTCCGTCAATGATACATGCGTGAGAATCCATATCGTAAACCACAACATCATTTTTAGTTACCAAGGCATCAATGGCAGATACCATTCCCTGATACCCGAAGTTCACCAGATAGGCCGCTTCTTTACCAACAAATTCAGCGCATTCACGCTCCAGTTGTTCATGATAATCGGTATGGCCACTCATCATTCTGGCCCCCATTGGATACGCCATTCCATGTTCCTTTGCCGCCTCGGCATCAACCTTGATCACTTCAGGATGATTGGCAAGGCCCAAATAATCATTGATACTCCAGGTTATAACCTCCTTACCATTGAACTTCATGCGGTTAGAAATATTACCTTCTAATTTCGGAAACACATAATATCCCTCAGCCTGTTTTGCCCATTTACCAAGTGGTCCCTTATCCTTAGTAATTCTCTCAAATAAGTCTTTCATAAATCTGTCTCATTTCAATAGACAATCGTAGAAATCGCCTATTTTAAATTATTTGCAAAAATAGAAAAAATACTGATGTAACAATTTCTATGTTTATAGTTTTTTAAAAAAAGAAAAGGCTGCTTTTAGTTAAAGCAGCCTTTTCTTTAATTAATAATTTTATTACCTTATGATTTCCAAGGTATTCGTCTCGTGTTTTTTTGCATCGAAAAAGCCTTGCTCTCTCATCCAGTCATCGCTATAAACCTTCTCCATATAACGCGATCCATGATCGGGTAAAATCATGACAACCATTGAATCTTTATCAAAATAACCTTGATCAGCATACTGAAGTGTGGCCTGTACCACTGCACCACTCGTATATCCAGTAAAAAGTCCTTCTTCAAGAGCTAATTGTCTGGCTTTATGGGCAGCATCTTCATCTGTCACTTTTTCAAAAACATCAATAACCTCAAAATTTGTAGCAGTAGGAATTAAATTCTTACCCAATCCTTCAATTCTGTATGGATAGATCTCATCAGTATCAAAATCAGAGGTCTCATGAAACTTTTTAAGTATCGAACCATAGGCATCCACACCTAAAACTTTAATATTTGGATTCTTCTCCTTTAAATATTTACCAACCCCGGAGATCGTACCCCCGGTACCACTTGCCACAACAACATGAGTCAGTTTACCATCTGTCTGCTCCCAGATTTCCGGTCCTGTGGATAAATAATGCGCCTCTGAATTCAGTTCATTAAAATATTGATTGATATATACCGAATCGGCTGTTTCCTCGTGAAGTCTTTTTGCAACCTGATAATAAGATCTTGGGTCATCTGCACTAACGTTGGCAGGGCAAACGTACACCTTTGCTCCCATGGCCCTCAACATATTGATCTTTCCCTTTGAGGCTTTAGAATTAACGGCAAGTATACATTCATATCCTTTTATGATGCAAACCAAGGCAACGCTAAATCCCGTGTTCCCTGAGGTGGTCTCTATAACCTTGCTGCCTTTTTTAAGTATTCCTTTTCTTTCGGCCTGCTCCACAATGTGTGTCGCAATTCTATCTTTCATCGAATGGCCCGGATTAAAGGCTTCATATTTTGCTAAGAACTGACCGTCTAACTCATTTGTTATTCTATTTAATCTAACCAATGGGGTATTACCGACTAAATCTAATATGTTATTAGTTATACCGTTATGTTTTTTCATAAAAATATAATGCTTTGATTATAAAAACCGGGGGCAAATTTAAGTATTTTTTTTAAACTACTACTTACTATCTCCATAAGATTGAAGCAAAGGTTCTTAATGTTACAAGAATACAAAAAATTAATTATTCTGTAATATTCTCTAAATCAAGTAAAAAACTATAATCCCTGGCAACTTCCTTCAGTGCATCGAACCTTCCTGAAGCTCCTCCATGTCCGGTTTCCATATTCGTGTAAAGAAGCAGCAGATTATTATCCGTTTTGTTTACCCGGAGCTTGGCCACCCATTTGGCAGGCTCAAAATACTGTACCTGGGAATCGTGTAAACCGGTGGTCACCAGCATATGTGGATAATCCTGCTTCTTGACGTTATCATAAGGAGAATACGAGAGCATGTACTGATATGAATCCTTGTTCTTTGGATTTCCCCATTCATCAAATTCACCTGTTGTCAGAGGAATGCTTTCATCAAGCATGGTAGTAACCACATCTATAAAAGGAACTGCCGCTATTATTCCGTTGAAGATTTCAGGATTCATGTTAATTACAGCACCCATTAACAGACCTCCGGCCGATCCTCCTTCTGCATATAAATGTGCTGCAGAAGTATATTTTTGTTCGATCAAAAATTTTCCCGCGTCAATAAAATCATTAAAGGTATTCATCTTATTGAACATCTTGCCGTCCTCGTACCAGGTACGCCCAAGATATTCCCCTCCACGGATATGAGCTATGGCATAGACAAAACCTCGGTCCAGCAAACTCAGCCTAACCGAACTGAAGCGATCACTGACGATACTTCCGTATGAGCCGTAGCCATATAATAATAAAGGAGTATTTTCATTGATTTTAGTCGTTTTCCTGTACACGAGCGACACAGCAACTTTTTTGCCATCACGAGTCGGGGCCCATAACCTTTCACTGGAATAATTATTCTTGTCAAACTCACCTCCTAAAACCTCTTGTTCTTTTTTTACCTCTTTTGATTTATCATCAACGTTAAAATCGATAACTGAGTTTGGGGTCGTCAGCGAGTTATAACTGTAACGGATAACACGCGTGTCAAATTCCGGATTATTATAGACCGAAGCCGTGTAGGTTTCCTCATCAAAGGGTAAATAAAAATCTTCCTTTCCGTTCCATCTTTTGATTCTGATTTTATTCAGGCCATTGTTTCTTTCCTCCAAAACCAAAAAATCCTTGAAAATGGATATATCCTCGAGCAAGGTGTCCTCGCGGTGAGGAATTACGTCAACCCAGTTTTCCTGTCCCGTTTTTGCCACAGGAGTTTTCATCAGTTTGAAATTAACTGCTCCGCCATGATTTGTAAGGATATAAAAATCATTTCCATAATGAGCTACACTATATTCCAACTCTCGTTCACGTGGCTGGATGATCTGGAAACTTTCTTTCGGTTTGTCAGCATCAAGGAACCTGTATTCTGTTGAGAGCGTACTGTAGGAACCTATGATGATATATTTTTGAGATTTGGACTTATAAACAAAGGTCCAGAAGGTTTCATCTTTTTCTTCGAAAACCAATTCATCCTCAGATGCGTCAGTTCCCAAAACATGCTTGTAAATTTTATCGCTGCGAAGGGTAATCGGATCCTTTTTTGCGTAAAAAACGGTTTTATTGTCATTTGACCAGGCTGTGCTTCCCGTAGTATTCTTAATAACCTCCGGAAATAAGCTCCCGTTTTCAAGGTTCTTAAACATAATATCATACTGTCTTCTACTAATGGTATCCACTCCAAAAGCGGCAACATCATTAGACCGATTCACATTCAGGCTGGTTAAGGCATAGTACTCATGGCCTTTGGCAAGCTCATTCACATCTACAATAATTTCCTCTTCAGCCTCCAGGTTTCCCTTCTTTCTGGTATATACCGGATACTGGCTGCCCTTTTCATACCTTGTTATATAAAAGTACCCGTTTTTCTTGTAAGGAACCGATTCATCATCTTCTTTGATTCTCGATTTCATTTCTTCAAAAAGATCTTCCTGAAACTTTCTTGTATGCCCTGTCAACGAATCGTAATAACTGTTTTCCGCATTTAAGTAGTCAATTACCCTTTCATTTTCACGCTCATTCAACCAATAATAATCATCTGTTCTCACATCGCCGTGAATTTCCATTTTTTTAGGAATCCTCTCAGCGATTGGAGGTTTTAACCCCTTTTCTGGCATATATTTAACTTTTTTGTTATCCAACTTTCCGTTTTCACAGGAAAATGCAAAAGTAATGGATAAAATAATGATAATTACATTTAATTTTTTCATTTAAAAGTGCAGTGTCGCTTTAATTCGTAATTTTGTTTTTGTAACCAAGACCAAAGTTAATCGAATTTTAAAAAAAGTAAATATGTTTGGAGATATGGAGGGCATGATGGCTAAACTGAAAGAGGCCCAGGCAAAAATAGAGGAAACCAAAAACAGGCTGAATACGGTAATGGTGGACGGAGACGCAGGTAATGGAATGGTCATTGTCACCATTACGGCTAACAGGGAGATAAAGAATATTGCCATTGATGATGAGTTGCTCGAGGATAAAGAGGCCTTAGAAGATTATTTGATCCTCGCCCTTAACAAGGCCATTGAAAAAGCAAATAAAATTAATGAAGCGGAGATGGCCGCTGCTGCAAAAGGAGGGCTTCCTGACATTCCTGGTATGGATATGTTCAAATGATTGCCTAACTGGCTTTTTCAAGCTTTAGCATAAATCTCACAATAAGATACTGAGCCGAAATATAGGTGATCATGATCAACGGAGCATAAAATGACCTCTCTAAATGAAATTTATTGAGGGCGATCATAGAATCAGAGATTATGAACAAAATTGCTCCAGCCAATAAATAACGGGCCAATTCTTTGTCACGGATAAGGTAATTCAACAAACTCACGACTCCAAAAACCGAAATTGCAAAGCCGTAAACCAGAACCGGAACCAGAAATGATCCCAGTCCGGGATATAAAATCCAGATCAGAACCATATAAAAGATCATAAAGGGAACCGAGGCTTTTAATCTTATGCCACGGACACTTTTATTCAATCCTTTGGAAAAAATAAATATATAGATTAGTTGTGTAAGTAAAAACGCAGCGATGCCATACAAGAAAAGGTTACTTTTATCAAGCAATAAAACATCACCAAGAAAAGAGAAAAATAAAGCCAAAAGGAAAAATTTATTCTTTATTTCTGAAACAGAAAGATAAAAAGCAATAAGTGACGGAATAATCAAGGGTTTAAATAAGGTCTGCCAATAAAGGTTTTTAAAGAGGACGGCAAGTATGTCCGCCACAGAGACAAGTATAAAGATGGCTAAAAATATACGTGATGTTGGCCTGGTTGAAATCATAAATTAAAAGTCGGGCAAAATACAATTATCTGATAAGTCCAAAAGTAATGGATTTATACCATCTTTGAGTGCCCTTGACATAACTTCTGAAGATTCTTTATGACACTCCAGACAGGCGCCTACCCTGAGGATCGATTTCTGTTCCTTGAGATTTAAGGGCCTGAAGTCCGTTCGGGTTGATACTTTTTTACCCGAAGGTTCAGAGAGAAATCCGATCCATGCATCTTCCGGATATCCGTCATAAGGGTTTTCCGCATAATCCGGCTCGAAACTCCAGCTTCCTGAACTTCCTTCGATCGTATAATTAAGTTTACCCTTCCCATAGCCCAATGCTGAAGGGTTCTGATGGCAAGAAGCACAGCTTCTCACCTCTTTACCTGTGGTATGAGGTGCATTGGCCGCATAGAGTCTTTCAAAAATCCTTTCATCCGAATCTCCCTCAATGGTCAGGATCATTCCTGGTATGGCCGGCTCATATTTCCTACCTTCCCTGACTTCTCTCACTCCAAGGGAAGGAAGCCCCGTTTCAAACTCAAAAACATGTTCGACCCAGGTACCTGACTTTATTTTCTTATCGAGTAAATCATAGCCTTTCTGGTCCTTTTCATAGGTATTATGACACCCAATACAACGCGGAGCCCATTGCGAATGGCATGTCGAACAACTCAATTGAGCGTGTGAAAGGTTTCCGGAACAACTTTCCGCCTGAGGTTTAATTAAATGTTTTTTTCCATCTTTTTTACCGAGCAGGTAAACGTTTTCATTTTCATCAACATAGGTATTCACCAAAGGATGTCCATCGGCTTGAACTCGTAACATTCTTCTGTCTTGATGTGAATATTCACGATGCATAAATACCAACAACGATTCCTTATCCAGATCTTCATAATCTATGGTAGCCGGCTTCTCCTGATAATGACAGTCATCGCATTGCAGCGAAACAGCCTCCTCTTCGTGTAAATACCTCTTTCCGTCACCCATCACCTCATGAGAACTGTGACAGTCAATACATAACATACCTTGAGAATGATGTACATCTTCTCCCTTAAATTCATATACCCTTTTATCCTGAAACACCTTATACCTCAAAGTATCCAACACCTCATCCTCTTCCAGTAAAGTCTCATGCCATCCCATATAGTTAGAGGAAATTCTTGAAGACCTGCTATGACATCCAAAACAATGCTCATCTTTTACAAAAATATCAGTGGAAGGATGTATCGACGGTAATTCTTGCTTAGATGATGAAAGATAAGCCTGTAAATACTGTTCAGCTTCATCAGAATAATTTAAGTGACATGCATTACAACCTCCTCCTCTGCTCAACTGATCTATTTTTCCCAACTCCGTTTTCTCTGCTCCCAGATGGCAATTGGCACAAAGGTTTCTCAAATGTTCATCAGCAGCATTGTGTCCAAGGTTCCTGATATCATAGTGGAGGTCCGGACTATCCGTTTCTCCAAAAACATATTTATCTACAGCAACAATTCCACTGTTGGTTGTCATAAGTGAATGACTGATCTTGAATAATTCATCGGGATGACAGGTACCGCATGTCTGTTCTGCATTACTTAAATTTCCAGGAATCAGGACCATTTCCTTATGGGCTTTGGTTTTGTCAGTTTCCTTTCCGTTACCCAGGTGACAAACCACGCAGCCTATTAATTTGGGGTCATGGTATTTTGAAAAACCCTGTACATTTATATGACAATCCACACAGGATTCCTTTGAGGCCTCGATTTTACCATAAGATGATCCCGCTGAGTTTTCTACATCTTTAGTAAAATGCTTCATCACCTGCCATACGGATAAAAAGATCAGCAGGATCCACACCGGCCAGCTCCTTTTCAAATATTTTTGGGAAGCACTCATCTTTTTATTTTCAACAAAACTACAACCGGTAAACTTTTTAAATCATGAGCAATGACAGTTTTTGGATTCCCTTATGTGACCGGGGTCACATTTCAATATGATTTTTATCAGCTAATCAACTCTTTGTCAGCCATAATTTTACAGATGAAACAAGAGGGAAAAATTCATTCATGCATTTTCAATTCCATAAAACTCAATCGAGATGAACAATTCACGAAGGTCGTTTATCAAAATTTCTGCCCTGGGAGCAGGTGGTGTAGCCTTATCTTCTGCCGCTTTTAGTGCAATTCCATTAAACGATACAATAAATTCGGGGGTGAGTAAAATCAAACCGTTACCGCTGAGAAGAACAGCTACTTATTGTGAAGTGTGTTTTTGGAAGTGCGCGGCCTGGGCCTATTCTGACGAATTAGGATCGATTCAAAAAATCATAGGAAATCAAAATGACCCTCATTGTTTCGGTCGTTTGTGTCCCAGAGGAACGGGTGGTGTGGGAATGTACAGTGACAAGGATAGATTAAAAAAACCCTTGATACGAACCGAAATCAACGGCAAACAGGAATTTAAAGAGGCAAGCTGGAAAGAGGCACTGAATCTGGTTGCCGAAAAAATGCAAAATATAAAGGACCAATACGGGCCGGAATCTATGGCACTGATCAAACATGGTTCACCCGGCAGTCATCTCGAACACCTGTTTAAGGCTTTCGGTTCAGACACCATTGCAGAACCTGCTTACGCACAATGCAGAGGGCCACGAGAAACAGGATTTGGGCTGACTTTTGGTTCCTGGGTTGGTTCACCCGAACCCACTGATATCAGGGATACAAAATGCCTGGTACTCATAGGTTCTCATTTAGGTGAAAATATGCATAACAGTCAGGTTCAGGAAATGTCAGATGCCATTGACAACGGTGCACAGATCATTACGGTAGATCCAAGGTTTTCAACGGTTGCTAGTAAATCTCAGTATTGGTTGCCCATCAAACCCTCAACAGACATTGCTCTTTTACTTTCCTGGATGCATGTTTTAATCTATGAAGACCTTTATAATAAGGAATATGTTGAAAAATATGGACACGGGTTTGAAGCACTTAAAAAACATGTTAAACCTTTCAGCCCCGAATGGGCCTATGGTATCACCACTATAAAACCTGATCAGATCAGGAAAACGGCAAGAACAATGGCTTCAGCTGCACCTTCAACGATTGTTCATCCCGGCAGGCACGTTACCTGGTACGGGGATGATTCTCAAAGAGCAAGAGCCGTTGCCATCCTGAATGGCCTCTTAGGGTCATGGGGAAACAGAGGCGGTTTTTATTTTAAAGAAAAAATCAAAATTCCCAAATACCCACATCCGGAATACCCACACCCAAAATGGGGCTGGAAAGAGATCGGAGAAAAATTTCCATTTGCGGAAATGGGAAATACAACCGAAGTTATCAAAGCCTCTATAGCGTCTGAGGACCAAAAATATCCAATCAAAGGTTGGTTTGTGGCGGGAACGAACCTGGTGGCCTCAGTTCCTCAAAAGAATCTTATTGAAAAAGCAGCCGAATCACTCGATTTTATTGTTGTGATGGATACAATGCCCATGGAAATTACGGGCTACGCGGATGTCATACTCCCGGAATGCACCTATCTGGAGCGCTATGACGGATTACGATCCTCTCCCAACAGAGAGCCTTCAGTTGCTCTGAGAGCACCCGCCGTTGAGCCCCTATATAACACGAAACCTGCCTGGTGGATGGCGAAAGAACTGGGAAATCGTCTCGGATTGTCAGCTTATTTTGACTATGAAACCATTGAGGAAGTACTGGACTGGCAACTCAAGCAGATTGGCAGCTCGCTTGAAGAGATGAAAAAAATCGGTGTCAAAAACTTTAAGAGAAAATCAGGACCTCTTTATCTGCAAAAAGGGAAACCCTATGAATTCCCTACCCAATCCGGTAAAATCGAATTCTATTCAGATGAACTGGCCAGTTTGGGACTTGATCCAATGCCGGTATATACTCCTCATGAAACCCCGAACCGGGGATATTACAGACTAAACTATGGAAGGTCTCCGATGCACACCTTCAGCAGGACCATAAATAATCCAAATCTTAGCGATTTAACCGATGAAAATACACTTTGGGTGAATCCTAAGGTTGCAAGAATAGAAAATCTGAAAAAAGGCCAGGAAGTATGGCTCGAAAATCAGGATGGAAAGGTATCACAGTTTCCAATTAAAGTCCGGGTTACAGAAAGAATTCGATGGGACTCCGTTTATATGTACCATGGTTTTGGCCACAATAATAAAAAATTATCCAGGGCCCACGGAAAAGGAATCAGTGATACAGATATGATTACAAGAATCAAGGTTGACCCGTTAATGGGCGGGACAGGTATGAGAGGTAATTTTGTAAAAATACATATTGAAAACCCGGCTAAAGAAGTAATGATATGAAATATGCAATGGTCATAGACACATTAAAATGTGTG
This DNA window, taken from Lutimonas zeaxanthinifaciens, encodes the following:
- a CDS encoding aminotransferase class I/II-fold pyridoxal phosphate-dependent enzyme — translated: MKDLFERITKDKGPLGKWAKQAEGYYVFPKLEGNISNRMKFNGKEVITWSINDYLGLANHPEVIKVDAEAAKEHGMAYPMGARMMSGHTDYHEQLERECAEFVGKEAAYLVNFGYQGMVSAIDALVTKNDVVVYDMDSHACIIDGARLHQGKRFTFRHNDMESFEKNLIRASKKAEESNGGILVISEGVFGMRGEQGKLKEIAALKEKYNFRLLVDDAHGFGTLGKTGAGAGEEQGVQDAIDVYFATFAKSMAGIGAFFAGNKDVIKYLQYNMRSQMFAKSLPMAMVKGALKRLDMIRTMPELRTKLWENVDALQQGLVEKGFNIGKTNTCVTPVFLEGDIPEAMAMVNDLRENYRIFCSIVVYPVIPKGMILLRLIPTAAHNLDDVAETIEAFSSIREKLKKGFYKRIAASLM
- a CDS encoding lysoplasmalogenase — translated: MISTRPTSRIFLAIFILVSVADILAVLFKNLYWQTLFKPLIIPSLIAFYLSVSEIKNKFFLLALFFSFLGDVLLLDKSNLFLYGIAAFLLTQLIYIFIFSKGLNKSVRGIRLKASVPFMIFYMVLIWILYPGLGSFLVPVLVYGFAISVFGVVSLLNYLIRDKELARYLLAGAILFIISDSMIALNKFHLERSFYAPLIMITYISAQYLIVRFMLKLEKAS
- a CDS encoding YbaB/EbfC family nucleoid-associated protein, with the protein product MFGDMEGMMAKLKEAQAKIEETKNRLNTVMVDGDAGNGMVIVTITANREIKNIAIDDELLEDKEALEDYLILALNKAIEKANKINEAEMAAAAKGGLPDIPGMDMFK
- a CDS encoding PLP-dependent cysteine synthase family protein; the encoded protein is MKKHNGITNNILDLVGNTPLVRLNRITNELDGQFLAKYEAFNPGHSMKDRIATHIVEQAERKGILKKGSKVIETTSGNTGFSVALVCIIKGYECILAVNSKASKGKINMLRAMGAKVYVCPANVSADDPRSYYQVAKRLHEETADSVYINQYFNELNSEAHYLSTGPEIWEQTDGKLTHVVVASGTGGTISGVGKYLKEKNPNIKVLGVDAYGSILKKFHETSDFDTDEIYPYRIEGLGKNLIPTATNFEVIDVFEKVTDEDAAHKARQLALEEGLFTGYTSGAVVQATLQYADQGYFDKDSMVVMILPDHGSRYMEKVYSDDWMREQGFFDAKKHETNTLEIIR
- a CDS encoding molybdopterin-containing oxidoreductase family protein — encoded protein: MNNSRRSFIKISALGAGGVALSSAAFSAIPLNDTINSGVSKIKPLPLRRTATYCEVCFWKCAAWAYSDELGSIQKIIGNQNDPHCFGRLCPRGTGGVGMYSDKDRLKKPLIRTEINGKQEFKEASWKEALNLVAEKMQNIKDQYGPESMALIKHGSPGSHLEHLFKAFGSDTIAEPAYAQCRGPRETGFGLTFGSWVGSPEPTDIRDTKCLVLIGSHLGENMHNSQVQEMSDAIDNGAQIITVDPRFSTVASKSQYWLPIKPSTDIALLLSWMHVLIYEDLYNKEYVEKYGHGFEALKKHVKPFSPEWAYGITTIKPDQIRKTARTMASAAPSTIVHPGRHVTWYGDDSQRARAVAILNGLLGSWGNRGGFYFKEKIKIPKYPHPEYPHPKWGWKEIGEKFPFAEMGNTTEVIKASIASEDQKYPIKGWFVAGTNLVASVPQKNLIEKAAESLDFIVVMDTMPMEITGYADVILPECTYLERYDGLRSSPNREPSVALRAPAVEPLYNTKPAWWMAKELGNRLGLSAYFDYETIEEVLDWQLKQIGSSLEEMKKIGVKNFKRKSGPLYLQKGKPYEFPTQSGKIEFYSDELASLGLDPMPVYTPHETPNRGYYRLNYGRSPMHTFSRTINNPNLSDLTDENTLWVNPKVARIENLKKGQEVWLENQDGKVSQFPIKVRVTERIRWDSVYMYHGFGHNNKKLSRAHGKGISDTDMITRIKVDPLMGGTGMRGNFVKIHIENPAKEVMI
- a CDS encoding S9 family peptidase — translated: MKKLNVIIIILSITFAFSCENGKLDNKKVKYMPEKGLKPPIAERIPKKMEIHGDVRTDDYYWLNERENERVIDYLNAENSYYDSLTGHTRKFQEDLFEEMKSRIKEDDESVPYKKNGYFYITRYEKGSQYPVYTRKKGNLEAEEEIIVDVNELAKGHEYYALTSLNVNRSNDVAAFGVDTISRRQYDIMFKNLENGSLFPEVIKNTTGSTAWSNDNKTVFYAKKDPITLRSDKIYKHVLGTDASEDELVFEEKDETFWTFVYKSKSQKYIIIGSYSTLSTEYRFLDADKPKESFQIIQPRERELEYSVAHYGNDFYILTNHGGAVNFKLMKTPVAKTGQENWVDVIPHREDTLLEDISIFKDFLVLEERNNGLNKIRIKRWNGKEDFYLPFDEETYTASVYNNPEFDTRVIRYSYNSLTTPNSVIDFNVDDKSKEVKKEQEVLGGEFDKNNYSSERLWAPTRDGKKVAVSLVYRKTTKINENTPLLLYGYGSYGSIVSDRFSSVRLSLLDRGFVYAIAHIRGGEYLGRTWYEDGKMFNKMNTFNDFIDAGKFLIEQKYTSAAHLYAEGGSAGGLLMGAVINMNPEIFNGIIAAVPFIDVVTTMLDESIPLTTGEFDEWGNPKNKDSYQYMLSYSPYDNVKKQDYPHMLVTTGLHDSQVQYFEPAKWVAKLRVNKTDNNLLLLYTNMETGHGGASGRFDALKEVARDYSFLLDLENITE